In Eucalyptus grandis isolate ANBG69807.140 chromosome 4, ASM1654582v1, whole genome shotgun sequence, the following proteins share a genomic window:
- the LOC120285985 gene encoding LOW QUALITY PROTEIN: G-type lectin S-receptor-like serine/threonine-protein kinase RKS1 (The sequence of the model RefSeq protein was modified relative to this genomic sequence to represent the inferred CDS: inserted 3 bases in 2 codons), producing the protein MNTEKGSVYALLLLFLLQGSTGLDILSQNNTIRDGNLLVSSGKXFALGFFSPGNSSHRYVGIWYYQVSEQTIVWVANRERPINGTSGALSIDSDGKLVLHENGSFLVWSTNVSSALSNYSTTARLMDSGNLVLVQDFSERVIWQSFDYPTDTMLPFMKLGLNRKTGLNRFLTSWKSPEDPTPGNCSYRIDPTGYTQLLLYKDGDPYWRAGSWTGDRWSGIPEMTHSFIFNVSFVNDPDEVSIMYXVIDASIITRMVVSESGSLRRSTWHDRDQRWIEFWYAPKDQCDYYGRCGPNSNCNPYDTGQFECTCLPGFEPKSPTDWDLRDGSAGCVRRGGVSVCRSGEGFVKVARVKVPDTTKARANMSLNLKECKEECLRDCSCTAYASASESLGGSGCLMRHGYLLDTRTFAHSGQDLYVRVDAIELARYRKTRSLNQKTSAAIILVSILTAPLLAGSFSYCLVIKKRKVVSETDCRSHNPPVSDITNSTYLDGPQSVKDHDDGPRGNRDVPLYGLSTIASATNNFSVLNKLGQGGFGSVYKGVMDNGTEIAVKRLSKHSGQGVEEFKSEVRLIAKLQHRNLVRILGCCVEKDEKMLIYEYLPNKSLDAFLFDKTRRSLLDWRKRFEIASGLARGLLYLHQDSRLRIIHRDLKASNVLLDEAMNPKISDFGMARICGADQIQGNTNRVVGTYGYMSPEYAMEGIFSIKSDVYSFGVLLLEIISGKRNSAYYHENPSSNLVGHAWELWKEGNCKDVIDESMGDSCSKEEALRCIQIGLLCVQEFADDRPNMSAVVLMLVNNDVALAFPKRPAYVFKSKYHGANLSSSDGTTSVNDVTISEVEGR; encoded by the exons ATGAACACAGAAAAGGGGTCAGTATATGccctgcttcttctttttctacttCAGGGAAGTACTGGCTTGGACATCCTAAGCCAAAACAATACTATCAGAGATGGCAATCTCTTGGTCTCCAGCGGTA GGTTCGCTCTCGGTTTCTTCAGCCCAGGTAATTCTAGCCACCGTTATGTCGGAATTTGGTATTaccaagtttctgagcaaaccATTGTTTGGGTTGCTAACCGAGAGAGGCCAATCAATGGCACTTCAGGAGCCCTTTCGATTGATTCTGATGGAAAGTTGGTGCTCCATGAGAATGGAAGCTTTCTTGTTTGGTCCACAAATGTTTCTTCTGCATTGTCCAATTATTCTACTACAGCCCGGCTTATGGATTCAGGCAATCTAGTCCTGGTTCAAGATTTTAGCGAAAGGGTGATATGGCAAAGCTTTGATTATCCAACAGACACTATGCTTCCTTTCATGAAACTTGGGTTGAACCGCAAAACCGGTTTGAACCGGTTCCTAACATCATGGAAGTCCCCAGAGGATCCGACACCTGGCAATTGCTCCTATAGGATCGACCCAACGGGCTACACTCAATTGCTTCTGTACAAGGACGGGGATCCATATTGGCGTGCTGGGTCATGGACTGGAGATCGGTGGAGCGGTATACCTGAAATGACTCATTCTTTCATCTTTAACGTAAGCTTTGTAAATGACCCAGACGAGGTTTCTATAATGTA GGTCATTGACGCATCGATCATCACCAGAATGGTGGTGAGCGAATCGGGGTCACTCCGACGATCCACATGGCACGACAGAGACCAGCGGTGGATAGAATTCTGGTACGCTCCAAAGGACCAGTGCGATTATTACGGCAGGTGTGGACCCAACAGCAACTGCAATCCATACGATACGGGCCAGTTCGAGTGCACATGCCTGCCAGGGTTCGAGCCCAAGTCCCCGACTGATTGGGACCTTAGAGATGGATCGGCAGGGTGCGTAAGGAGGGGAGGGGTGTCAGTGTGTCGAAGTGGGGAAGGATTCGTTAAGGTGGCACGTGTGAAGGTGCCGGACACTACAAAAGCACGTGCTAACatgagcttgaacttgaaggaGTGCAAGGAGGAATGCCTGAGGGATTGCTCGTGCACAGCTTATGCTAGTGCCAGTGAGAGCCTGGGAGGTTCCGGGTGCCTCATGCGGCATGGCTATTTACTTGATACAAGAACATTTGCGCATTCGGGTCAAGATTTATATGTACGGGTTGATGCCATCGAGTTAG CTCGTTACAGGAAAACAAGATCCCTCAACCAAAAGACGTCGGCTGCAATAATTTTGGTTTCGATTTTGACAGCTCCACTGCTCGCCGGCTCCTTCTCGTACTGCCTGGtgatcaagaagagaaagg TTGTCTCGGAAACAGATTGCAGAAGCCATAATCCACCGGTGAGCGATATTACCAATTCGACATATCTCGATGGCCCTCAGAGTGTAAAAGACCACGATGACGGACCCAGAGGAAACAGAGATGTGCCGCTTTATGGTCTGAGCACCATAGCTTCGGCAACAAACAATTTCTCCGTCCTCAATAAGCTTGGTCAAGGCGGTTTTGGATCAGTATACAAG GGCGTTATGGACAATGGAACCGAAATAGCTGTTAAAAGACTATCGAAACATTCAGGACAAGGAGTTGAAGAATTTAAAAGCGAAGTCCGGTTGATTGCGAAGCTCCAACACCGGAACCTGGTGAGAATACTAGGCTGCTGTGTCGAAAAAGACGAGAAAATGCTAATTTACGAATATTTGCCAAACAAAAGCTTGGATGCCTTCCTTTTCG ACAAAACGAGAAGATCGTTGCTGGATTGGAGAAAACGGTTTGAAATCGCATCTGGATTGGCTCGAGGACTTTTGTACTTGCACCAAGATTCGAGGCTCAGGATCATCCACCGAGACTTAAAGGCCAGCAATGTCCTACTGGATGAAGCAATGAATCCAAAGATATCAGATTTTGGTATGGCTAGGATATGCGGCGCAGACCAAATCCAAGGAAACACAAATCGTGTAGTTGGAACATA TGGGTACATGTCGCCAGAGTACGCAATGGAAGGTATATTTTCGATAAAATCCGATGTCTATAGTTTCGGAGTTTTGCTGTTGGAGATCATAAGTGGCAAAAGGAACAGTGCATATTACCATGAAAATCCATCTTCCAATTTGGTAGGCCAT GCATGGGAGCTATGGAAAGAAGGAAACTGCAAGGACGTTATCGACGAGTCGATGGGTGATTCATGCTCCAAAGAGGAGGCCTTGAGGTGCATCCAGATTGGTCTTTTGTGCGTACAAGAATTCGCGGACGATAGGCCGAACATGTCCGCCGTTGTGCTCATGTTGGTAAATAACGATGTGGCTCTTGCATTCCCGAAGCGACCGGCATACGTTTTCAAGAGCAAGTACCATGGTGCAAATCTATCGTCAAGCGACGGGACGACTTCTGTGAATGACGTTACGATTTCGGAGGTCGAAGGCCGCTAG